The Stygiolobus azoricus genome window below encodes:
- a CDS encoding 7-cyano-7-deazaguanine synthase — protein MGKSLLLMSGGLDSSSVAFYLSKKGIDFDCIIFNYGQKSARMQLKASKEICRKLNKKLIKINIKQVRRPFVEGLWLKPHEPIVHRNLVIIPIALALAKERGYEEVILCTVKEDCEFERERFYVIKKLKELAEILGVELSTPFAGFPKWLLLKIGIQSGLDPQLTYSCLLGHKYHCGQCSQCRKRIEAFKILKIKDPTVYLS, from the coding sequence ATGGGAAAATCACTACTGTTAATGAGCGGAGGCTTAGACTCTTCTTCCGTAGCCTTTTACCTTTCTAAAAAAGGTATAGACTTTGATTGTATAATATTTAACTACGGGCAGAAATCAGCGAGAATGCAATTAAAAGCCAGTAAAGAGATTTGTAGAAAATTGAACAAGAAGTTAATAAAAATAAACATAAAACAAGTAAGGAGACCCTTCGTAGAGGGACTCTGGCTTAAACCCCATGAGCCCATAGTTCACAGAAATCTTGTCATAATTCCAATAGCATTGGCACTAGCAAAAGAAAGGGGATATGAGGAGGTAATACTCTGTACAGTAAAAGAAGACTGTGAATTTGAAAGAGAAAGATTTTACGTGATTAAAAAGCTTAAAGAATTAGCTGAAATTCTCGGCGTAGAGCTCTCTACCCCTTTCGCCGGTTTCCCCAAGTGGTTACTATTGAAAATAGGGATTCAGTCGGGCTTAGATCCACAACTAACTTACTCCTGCCTCTTAGGACACAAATACCACTGCGGGCAATGCAGTCAATGCAGGAAGAGAATAGAGGCTTTCAAGATACTCAAGATAAAAGACCCTACAGTTTATCTATCATAG
- a CDS encoding sulfurtransferase TusA family protein, which produces MEIIDATSAECPEPFMKTVAKLMGMKEGAVKVMFKDPKCVDMITEAVKLMDCKIVENTNKDGVYTMIIEKSSSSKELKDVKVGGC; this is translated from the coding sequence ATGGAGATAATAGACGCTACTTCAGCTGAATGCCCCGAGCCTTTCATGAAAACCGTGGCTAAGCTAATGGGGATGAAAGAAGGTGCAGTAAAAGTAATGTTTAAAGATCCAAAATGCGTGGACATGATAACCGAAGCCGTTAAGTTAATGGATTGTAAGATTGTGGAAAACACCAATAAGGATGGAGTATATACGATGATCATTGAGAAGAGTAGTAGCAGTAAAGAATTAAAGGACGTTAAAGTCGGAGGTTGCTAA
- the lrs14 gene encoding HTH-type transcriptional regulator Lrs14, whose translation MEVESEKVVLPSGKEVKLLDALSFCYDISDTEYKVLQAVIERKTVTEDELVESLKLSKASINRSLNKLVSLGFIIREKMQSSKGGRPKYVYKAVETQQLVERIREDFKKCSQMFINILPKVLLSSLGT comes from the coding sequence ATGGAAGTGGAAAGTGAGAAAGTAGTATTACCATCGGGCAAAGAAGTAAAGTTGCTTGACGCTTTATCATTCTGTTACGACATATCTGACACTGAGTACAAAGTACTCCAGGCTGTAATCGAAAGAAAGACAGTTACAGAGGATGAATTAGTAGAGTCACTGAAGTTATCTAAAGCATCTATCAATAGAAGCCTAAACAAGCTCGTATCTCTTGGGTTTATTATCAGGGAAAAAATGCAGTCCTCTAAAGGCGGTAGACCAAAATATGTCTATAAGGCTGTTGAGACACAGCAACTAGTGGAGCGTATTAGGGAGGATTTCAAAAAATGTTCCCAGATGTTTATAAATATTTTGCCTAAGGTTCTGCTTTCTTCTCTTGGCACTTGA
- a CDS encoding lipoate--protein ligase family protein yields the protein MDSFRFIVERGPQDLILAGEEALLESVSNGAPPILRFVIFDPTAVLIGYHQAVEQEVNVDEVKKRGWDIGRRPTGGGAIIMGKDQLGWEIYADGSLLGGSPENAIKKGAEGVIKTLQKLGIDANFRPKNDVEVKGKKISGIGAFSIGKYIAVTGTILLDFDAEALVSTLRLTSEKLKDKLAKDFKERLTWVSKELGRSIEMSELISIAKDSFSEALGVKLMEGQYTEEEKKLISQLRLKYSSPDWIYNLRKPLSGDVKFIERKFPGGLVRLQVKLAGESIIESVLLTGDFFVEPRRAIYDLESRLKWSRVDELEENIREWYKGIKIIGISENDLISLFNEVLKK from the coding sequence ATGGATTCTTTTAGGTTCATCGTAGAGAGAGGACCGCAAGACCTAATACTCGCTGGCGAAGAGGCGTTATTAGAGTCAGTAAGTAATGGTGCTCCCCCAATACTACGCTTCGTCATATTCGATCCTACAGCCGTGCTTATAGGCTACCATCAAGCGGTAGAGCAAGAAGTGAATGTTGATGAGGTGAAAAAAAGAGGTTGGGACATAGGGAGAAGACCTACCGGTGGAGGAGCTATAATAATGGGAAAAGACCAACTGGGCTGGGAGATTTATGCTGATGGTTCGCTATTAGGAGGTTCCCCAGAAAATGCGATAAAAAAAGGCGCTGAAGGAGTAATAAAAACACTTCAGAAGTTAGGGATTGACGCAAATTTCAGGCCTAAGAATGACGTAGAAGTCAAGGGGAAAAAGATATCTGGGATAGGTGCATTCTCAATAGGTAAATATATTGCAGTAACAGGGACAATACTCTTAGACTTCGACGCAGAAGCTCTTGTATCTACGTTAAGGCTCACTTCCGAGAAACTGAAAGACAAGCTAGCTAAAGATTTCAAAGAGAGATTGACGTGGGTATCAAAGGAACTGGGACGTAGTATCGAAATGAGCGAGTTAATAAGTATAGCAAAGGATAGCTTCTCCGAAGCGTTAGGGGTAAAGTTGATGGAAGGTCAGTATACTGAGGAAGAGAAGAAGTTAATTTCACAACTCAGGTTGAAGTATTCTTCTCCGGATTGGATATATAACCTCAGAAAACCCTTAAGTGGGGATGTGAAGTTTATAGAGAGAAAGTTCCCAGGTGGGCTAGTCAGGTTACAAGTCAAGCTTGCAGGTGAGTCAATAATTGAAAGTGTTTTACTAACCGGAGACTTCTTCGTAGAACCCCGAAGGGCAATCTACGATTTAGAGTCCAGACTTAAGTGGAGTAGAGTGGATGAACTTGAGGAGAACATCAGGGAGTGGTATAAGGGTATAAAGATTATCGGAATAAGCGAAAACGACCTAATCTCCTTGTTTAATGAGGTGTTGAAAAAGTGA
- a CDS encoding radical SAM protein, giving the protein MRPLFLYAPALKKYETEYMSSEQGWRIVSVTGNACAFNCKHCNKRILESMEDASSPLKLEIQIKKSLSEGHKGLILSGGSTIRGEVPIWKFSSVLQKYKDKMTFIAHTGVVKSEEIALKFKEAGVKIALLDMVADDDTIKDTLGQPFTVDDYLNSFRYLKKAGLMVVPHVIVGLSKKGVESELNALDMLKSVNPDAVIVVGLMPLSSSFSLRQPEPDEMIRVMKKARDNFSIPVMLGCARPRGRRYLEVEKFAVDYELDGIAFPEEETINYALSKRQVIFNNSCCANVVFDILGVV; this is encoded by the coding sequence GTGAGACCCCTATTCTTATATGCACCTGCGCTGAAGAAGTATGAAACCGAGTATATGTCCTCTGAGCAAGGGTGGAGGATCGTCTCTGTAACTGGAAACGCTTGTGCGTTTAACTGCAAACATTGTAATAAAAGGATCCTCGAGAGCATGGAGGATGCATCCTCACCTCTAAAGCTTGAAATACAAATCAAAAAATCGTTAAGTGAAGGGCACAAGGGGCTTATACTCTCTGGAGGTTCTACTATTAGGGGAGAAGTTCCCATCTGGAAGTTCTCTTCAGTGCTTCAGAAGTACAAAGATAAAATGACTTTTATCGCCCATACAGGAGTCGTAAAAAGCGAAGAAATAGCTCTAAAGTTTAAGGAGGCAGGAGTTAAAATAGCTTTACTTGATATGGTCGCTGATGACGATACTATAAAGGACACACTTGGTCAACCTTTTACGGTTGACGATTACTTGAATTCGTTTAGGTATCTGAAAAAGGCAGGGCTAATGGTAGTCCCTCATGTCATAGTAGGCTTAAGTAAAAAGGGGGTAGAAAGCGAACTAAACGCTCTGGATATGTTAAAGTCCGTAAACCCAGACGCTGTTATAGTCGTTGGACTTATGCCTCTTTCCTCATCTTTCTCTTTACGACAGCCTGAACCCGACGAGATGATTCGAGTTATGAAGAAGGCAAGAGATAACTTCTCCATTCCGGTCATGCTCGGGTGTGCAAGACCCAGAGGTAGGAGGTATTTGGAGGTGGAAAAATTTGCGGTAGATTACGAGTTGGACGGAATAGCCTTCCCAGAGGAGGAGACTATAAATTATGCGTTAAGTAAAAGACAAGTTATTTTTAATAATTCATGTTGTGCGAATGTAGTTTTTGATATTTTAGGGGTGGTATGA
- a CDS encoding radical SAM protein produces MLRMVSSPDWVRLSFGADMVLGFSPGIFLNNALNTTINLLQYYPDGCKANCAYCGQAREVSQGPECKTLIRVEWPLRKLDDVIKKIKERQGDPRFGLQRICVGQLAHPRAAQDSIEITRRIREAGIELSISELVTPTYTFKRHMEEMRKAGGDMIDVAIDAASKRVFDMTRGKEVRSMHSWDRYLKGIDEAVEVFGKGNAGIHLIIGLGETEKEAVDIMWYAHQRGAKITLFAFYPEQNTLMEKRKPVPVNVYRRIQLARWLIENDLVTYSDFVFDENERLIDINIPSDLSIDDIAPAFMTSGCPGCNRPYSNERPTMEFRNIPWYPSREMAIKALRQSKLDNVIKALERK; encoded by the coding sequence ATGTTAAGAATGGTAAGTAGTCCAGATTGGGTAAGGTTAAGTTTCGGAGCAGATATGGTATTAGGTTTTAGTCCAGGTATTTTTTTAAACAATGCTCTAAACACAACAATAAACCTCTTGCAGTATTACCCAGACGGCTGTAAGGCTAACTGTGCCTACTGTGGACAAGCCAGAGAAGTATCTCAAGGTCCTGAGTGCAAGACACTGATAAGAGTCGAATGGCCTTTAAGGAAACTAGATGACGTTATAAAGAAGATAAAGGAGAGACAAGGTGATCCTAGGTTCGGATTACAGAGAATATGCGTGGGGCAGTTAGCCCACCCTAGGGCAGCACAAGACTCAATAGAGATCACGAGGAGAATTAGAGAGGCCGGAATAGAGCTATCAATATCAGAATTAGTAACCCCGACCTACACGTTCAAGCGTCACATGGAGGAGATGAGGAAGGCAGGAGGGGATATGATAGATGTAGCAATCGACGCTGCAAGCAAGAGAGTTTTTGACATGACAAGAGGGAAGGAAGTCAGAAGTATGCATAGTTGGGATAGGTATCTTAAGGGTATTGATGAGGCTGTAGAAGTATTCGGTAAAGGAAATGCAGGGATACATCTGATAATAGGATTAGGTGAGACTGAAAAGGAAGCTGTTGATATAATGTGGTATGCTCATCAAAGAGGGGCAAAGATTACATTATTCGCCTTTTACCCAGAACAAAATACGTTAATGGAGAAGAGAAAACCTGTACCAGTGAACGTGTATAGAAGGATACAACTTGCAAGATGGCTTATCGAAAACGATCTCGTAACGTATTCTGACTTTGTATTCGACGAAAACGAGAGGTTGATAGATATCAATATACCTTCCGACTTGAGTATTGATGATATAGCACCAGCCTTCATGACTTCAGGTTGTCCAGGCTGTAATAGACCTTATTCTAATGAGAGACCCACGATGGAGTTCAGAAACATTCCTTGGTATCCGTCAAGAGAGATGGCAATTAAAGCTTTAAGGCAGTCTAAGCTAGACAACGTAATAAAAGCACTAGAACGAAAGTAG
- a CDS encoding histone deacetylase family protein: protein MKLTSEKLLGIIWDDRFRDISFSHHMIRDISKERIRRFIEIARRKLQFVEIKPELASLDDLLEIHSKDYVNRLKEVSALPYSGYLDGGDTIHYPGIFEDVLLVLGASKTALKFSSYLDFIYVPLGGFHHATYSRPMGFCPINDVAYLVFQLLKRKEKVAIIDVDAHHGNGLQEYLYDKPVLKINIFAYDGKFFPGTGRVEERGEGEGKWLNYNFPLPLSSGDDVFEIALRILDIVEEYDPSYIVVISGVDGHKDDGLKSLELTCNSYNLLGLKVRRLAKSAKVIGYGGGGYGKMSSECMVSFLVGLSGKKEELETPTISNTENIKKAKETLSLLLSFPQHFT, encoded by the coding sequence ATAAAATTGACCTCGGAGAAATTATTAGGTATTATATGGGATGATAGGTTCAGGGACATATCGTTTTCTCACCACATGATAAGGGATATTTCTAAAGAGAGAATTAGGAGGTTCATAGAAATAGCGAGAAGAAAACTCCAGTTCGTAGAAATTAAACCTGAGTTAGCTAGCCTAGACGATCTCCTCGAGATACACTCGAAGGATTACGTCAATAGGCTTAAAGAAGTCAGTGCTTTGCCCTATTCTGGATATTTGGATGGAGGGGACACTATTCATTATCCCGGTATATTTGAGGACGTATTACTTGTGCTTGGTGCCTCGAAGACTGCGTTAAAGTTTTCCTCATATTTAGATTTTATTTACGTCCCACTAGGCGGGTTCCATCATGCTACGTACTCTAGACCAATGGGTTTCTGTCCTATAAACGACGTGGCGTATCTTGTTTTTCAACTACTTAAAAGAAAGGAAAAAGTGGCAATAATAGACGTTGATGCACACCACGGTAATGGGCTTCAGGAGTATTTGTATGATAAGCCCGTGTTAAAAATAAACATCTTTGCCTATGATGGCAAGTTTTTCCCTGGCACCGGAAGGGTTGAGGAGAGAGGAGAGGGAGAGGGGAAGTGGCTTAATTATAATTTTCCGTTACCTCTTAGTTCGGGAGACGATGTATTCGAAATAGCGTTGAGAATTCTCGACATAGTTGAGGAATATGATCCATCCTATATTGTTGTGATCTCTGGGGTAGACGGTCATAAGGATGACGGACTTAAGTCTCTGGAGTTAACTTGTAACTCGTATAACCTTTTGGGCTTGAAAGTGAGAAGGTTGGCTAAAAGTGCTAAAGTTATTGGATATGGTGGAGGGGGATATGGGAAGATGTCCTCCGAATGTATGGTGAGTTTCTTAGTTGGTCTCAGTGGTAAGAAAGAAGAGTTAGAAACTCCTACAATCTCGAATACTGAGAATATAAAAAAAGCTAAAGAGACTTTATCTCTCCTCTTATCCTTCCCTCAGCACTTTACCTAA